The following are from one region of the Halogeometricum sp. S3BR5-2 genome:
- a CDS encoding DUF7315 family membrane protein, with translation MTDGDGTSVDSAPTPSGDGNERGDGSGNRNRGGRRDVVVPMRLYKTVTVFSTLIAVGSVVVGFMFLDAATLNVSFLGAIVTGALSLVGVSVADGVMSTALAVVGLAGIAFGAGVYTLGTRFRARGMGKSQEDSDEASDNNG, from the coding sequence ATGACCGACGGAGACGGGACGAGCGTCGACTCCGCACCGACCCCGAGCGGCGACGGGAACGAGCGCGGGGACGGGAGCGGGAACCGGAACCGCGGCGGCCGCCGGGACGTGGTCGTCCCGATGCGACTCTACAAGACGGTGACCGTCTTCTCGACGCTCATCGCCGTCGGCAGCGTCGTCGTCGGCTTCATGTTCCTCGACGCGGCGACGCTGAACGTGAGCTTCCTCGGCGCGATCGTGACGGGAGCGCTGTCGCTCGTCGGCGTCTCGGTGGCCGACGGCGTGATGAGCACGGCGCTGGCCGTCGTCGGACTCGCCGGCATCGCCTTCGGCGCCGGGGTGTACACCCTCGGGACGCGCTTTCGCGCTCGGGGAATGGGAAAGTCTCAAGAGGACTCCGACGAAGCATCAGACAACAATGGCTGA
- a CDS encoding DUF7314 family protein, with translation MADEFIKGLGIFTASGLGWMVLAGWYRTSSFESTKQLIESAESSGTLFDAMGIALMDAFLYFALLGALTFWLLIPAGRQARSAIRDRRSQ, from the coding sequence ATGGCTGACGAGTTCATCAAGGGACTCGGTATCTTCACCGCCTCGGGTCTCGGTTGGATGGTGCTGGCCGGGTGGTACCGAACGAGCAGTTTCGAGAGCACCAAACAACTCATCGAGTCCGCCGAGAGCAGCGGAACGCTGTTCGACGCGATGGGCATCGCGCTGATGGACGCGTTCCTTTACTTCGCGCTCCTCGGTGCGCTGACGTTCTGGCTGCTCATCCCCGCCGGACGGCAGGCGCGTTCGGCCATCCGGGACCGACGCTCGCAGTAA
- a CDS encoding DUF7313 family protein, with amino-acid sequence MQPLQFLVPLDGIDAIEPALKYAIVVLVLVNMVTRILAHRSHVKQADEDDGEGALSRYLPHTVTTLLLVFASFLFLFIDPHPGAVLSVLVLGLFLTDFFEFESRRVEARSKALELERPKAALGASVLVLLYAAYQSFFFVIAPVWNALI; translated from the coding sequence ATGCAACCGCTACAGTTCCTCGTCCCACTCGATGGCATCGACGCCATCGAACCGGCGCTCAAGTACGCCATCGTGGTGCTGGTCCTCGTCAACATGGTGACGCGGATACTCGCGCACCGCTCGCACGTCAAGCAGGCCGACGAGGACGACGGAGAGGGAGCGCTCTCGCGGTACCTCCCGCACACCGTGACGACGCTTCTCCTCGTGTTCGCGTCGTTCCTGTTCCTCTTCATCGACCCGCATCCGGGCGCGGTGCTGTCGGTGCTCGTGCTCGGTCTGTTCCTGACGGACTTCTTCGAGTTCGAATCGCGCCGCGTCGAGGCGCGCTCGAAGGCGCTCGAACTGGAGCGGCCGAAGGCGGCGCTCGGAGCGTCCGTTCTCGTGCTCCTGTACGCGGCGTACCAGAGCTTCTTCTTCGTCATCGCCCCCGTCTGGAACGCCCTCATCTGA